The Streptomyces laurentii genome contains a region encoding:
- a CDS encoding hypothetical protein (Hypothetical protein XNR_2765 [Streptomyces albus J1074];~identified by MetaGeneAnnotator; putative): MACDLWLVPLVDVLCHSPDNPFSEELAVYDRALTAAGLPTVPVYAYMPGLSGDVAPVAGFDYEALHFLRRAYLLQMCGLPVEPVGELGGDYEQLLEMFEATAQQSHLVWHFDHAGAYVPVDFPVPLSSDELLEGGGPLGSSHGLLRELEFVAPAIGIDPANPPAAPLPPDRPTTLEEPAAPAPYLDASPFARERHVWLGLHAAATRSLAQGSMIVLS; the protein is encoded by the coding sequence TTGGCCTGTGACCTGTGGCTGGTCCCCCTCGTCGACGTGCTGTGCCACAGCCCCGACAACCCCTTCAGCGAGGAACTGGCCGTCTACGACCGGGCCCTGACCGCGGCCGGCCTGCCGACCGTGCCCGTCTACGCGTACATGCCCGGCCTGTCCGGCGACGTCGCCCCGGTCGCGGGCTTCGACTACGAGGCCCTGCACTTCCTGCGCCGCGCGTACCTGCTCCAGATGTGCGGGCTGCCCGTCGAGCCGGTCGGCGAGCTGGGCGGCGACTACGAGCAGCTCCTGGAGATGTTCGAGGCGACGGCCCAGCAGTCGCACCTGGTGTGGCACTTCGACCACGCGGGCGCGTACGTGCCGGTCGACTTCCCCGTACCCCTGTCGTCCGACGAGCTGCTCGAAGGCGGCGGGCCGCTCGGCTCCTCGCACGGGCTGCTGCGCGAGCTGGAGTTCGTCGCGCCCGCGATCGGGATCGACCCGGCGAACCCGCCCGCCGCGCCGCTGCCGCCGGACCGGCCCACCACCCTGGAGGAGCCCGCCGCCCCCGCCCCGTACCTCGACGCCAGTCCGTTCGCGCGCGAGCGGCACGTCTGGCTCGGGCTGCACGCGGCGGCGACGCGGAGCCTGGCCCAGGGGTCGATGATCGTGCTCAGCTAG
- a CDS encoding membrane protein (identified by MetaGeneAnnotator; putative;~membrane protein [Streptomyces sp. SPB78]): MSQQPDMPPQPQPGSPGRPYGPAARPDLTGEPFPVGDWASPAGCLDELYRWVESHALRTAEWYLTDRVWKRRAARALRIGTAAGVITGAALPLLDVAGAASGTIRWGYLALLLGAACFGCDRYFGLTSGWMRSVATAQAVQRRLQTLQFDWASESVREVLGPAEGTASEAAERCLGVLRRFEEDVTELVRAETSDWMVEFRTGPTPLAVRIAGPPPARTADAGQPPGRFPLPPGTRPNMPRQRPPDPR, translated from the coding sequence GTGAGTCAGCAGCCGGACATGCCGCCGCAGCCTCAGCCGGGGAGCCCCGGCAGGCCATACGGTCCGGCCGCGAGACCCGATCTGACCGGGGAGCCGTTCCCGGTGGGCGACTGGGCCTCCCCCGCCGGGTGTCTCGACGAGCTGTACCGCTGGGTCGAGTCGCACGCGCTGCGCACCGCCGAGTGGTACCTCACCGACCGGGTCTGGAAGCGCCGGGCCGCCCGCGCCCTGCGCATCGGCACCGCCGCCGGGGTGATCACGGGCGCCGCGCTGCCGCTGCTCGACGTGGCGGGGGCGGCCTCCGGCACCATCCGCTGGGGCTATCTCGCGCTGCTCCTGGGCGCGGCCTGCTTCGGCTGCGACCGCTACTTCGGGCTCACCTCGGGCTGGATGCGGAGCGTGGCCACCGCGCAGGCGGTGCAGCGCCGGCTCCAGACGCTCCAGTTCGACTGGGCCTCGGAGAGCGTGCGCGAGGTGCTCGGGCCGGCCGAGGGGACGGCGAGCGAGGCGGCGGAACGCTGCCTGGGGGTGCTGCGCCGGTTCGAGGAGGACGTGACGGAGCTGGTGCGGGCCGAGACGTCGGACTGGATGGTGGAGTTCCGGACCGGCCCGACCCCGCTGGCCGTACGGATCGCGGGCCCGCCGCCGGCCCGTACCGCCGACGCCGGCCAGCCGCCCGGCCGCTTCCCGCTCCCGCCGGGCACCCGCCCGAACATGCCGCGCCAGCGCCCTCCGGATCCGCGCTGA
- a CDS encoding hypothetical protein (UPF0133 protein [Streptomyces pristinaespiralis ATCC25486];~YbaB/EbfC DNA-binding family; cl00494;~identified by MetaGeneAnnotator; putative), whose amino-acid sequence MTVIPGGGQPNMQQLLQQAQKMQQDLARAQQELAATEVDGQAGGGLVKATVTGSGELRALVIDPKAVDPEDTETLADLVVAAVKAANDNAQQLQQAKLGPLAQGLGGGMPGLGF is encoded by the coding sequence GTGACCGTGATCCCCGGTGGTGGCCAGCCCAACATGCAGCAGCTTCTCCAGCAGGCCCAGAAGATGCAGCAGGACCTCGCCCGCGCCCAGCAGGAGCTGGCGGCGACCGAGGTCGACGGGCAGGCGGGCGGCGGCCTGGTGAAGGCCACCGTGACGGGCTCCGGCGAGCTGCGCGCCCTCGTGATCGACCCGAAGGCGGTCGACCCCGAGGACACCGAGACCCTGGCCGACCTGGTCGTGGCCGCGGTGAAGGCCGCCAACGACAACGCCCAGCAGCTCCAGCAGGCCAAGCTCGGCCCGCTCGCGCAGGGCCTCGGCGGCGGCATGCCGGGCCTCGGTTTCTGA
- a CDS encoding transcriptional regulator, gntR family (DNA-binding site [nucleotide binding];~Transcriptional regulator, GntR family [Streptomyces venezuelae ATCC10712];~Transcriptional regulators [Transcription]; COG2186;~Winged helix-turn-helix (WHTH) DNA-binding domain of the GntR family of transcriptional regulators; cd07377;~identified by MetaGeneAnnotator; putative), producing MPVGGAVTRNTLRRQIADALRDEALAGRLRPGEEFTVKQIAEQYGVSATPVREALVDLCAQGLLDSDQHRGFRVHEYSVDDYRGMVSARMLVVDGIFRSRSPYTPPAEPDLSYGVALVSIRRRGEAAARAARAGDLDVLIGYDIRYWHELGRLVADNDYIAAFLHRLRVQAWVFSVPYLRSARHPEGHPEGWLWSGHVGLVDAVTRGDADSAVAIVRDYNARSLDWADRLDRLPKPGRD from the coding sequence TCACCCGCAACACCCTCCGCCGCCAGATCGCGGATGCGCTGCGTGACGAAGCGCTCGCGGGGCGTCTCCGTCCCGGCGAGGAATTCACGGTCAAACAGATCGCCGAGCAGTACGGAGTGTCCGCGACCCCCGTCCGCGAGGCGCTCGTCGACCTCTGCGCCCAGGGGCTCCTCGATTCCGACCAGCACCGCGGCTTCCGCGTCCACGAGTACTCGGTCGACGACTACCGGGGCATGGTCAGCGCCCGGATGCTCGTCGTGGACGGCATCTTCCGCAGCCGGAGCCCCTACACCCCGCCCGCCGAACCCGACCTGTCGTACGGGGTCGCGCTGGTGTCGATCCGTCGCCGCGGCGAGGCGGCCGCCCGCGCGGCGCGTGCCGGGGACCTGGACGTCCTCATCGGCTACGACATCCGCTACTGGCACGAACTGGGCCGGCTCGTCGCCGACAACGACTACATCGCCGCCTTCCTGCACCGGCTGCGCGTGCAGGCGTGGGTGTTCTCCGTGCCGTACCTGCGGTCCGCCCGCCACCCCGAAGGCCACCCCGAGGGCTGGCTGTGGAGCGGGCACGTCGGGCTCGTCGACGCGGTGACCCGCGGCGACGCGGACTCCGCGGTGGCGATCGTCCGGGACTACAACGCGCGTTCGCTGGACTGGGCCGACCGGCTCGACCGGCTTCCCAAGCCCGGCAGGGACTGA
- a CDS encoding spermine/spermidine acetyltransferase (Acetyltransferases, including N-acetylases of ribosomal proteins [Translation,ribosomal structure and biogenesis]; COG1670;~Coenzyme A binding pocket [chemical binding];~N-Acyltransferase superfamily: Various enzymes that characteristically catalyzethe transfer of an acyl group to a substrate; cd04301;~identified by MetaGeneAnnotator; putative;~spermine/spermidine acetyltransferase [Streptomyces pristinaespiralis ATCC25486]), producing the protein MTQQIADPIAGPITDRLGRVVVLEGISEDNWRAVADVAPADDQRRFVAALAARYLLLSLNGGVWTSVGVRAGDTIAGHLMWAYDAEDGTHWVGGMVVSAPEQGRGVGRAALRAVIQRLSALPECREIRLSCHPDNTAAARLYASLGFRATGEYEDEEAVMALPVRVPAV; encoded by the coding sequence ATGACGCAGCAGATCGCCGACCCGATCGCCGGGCCGATCACCGACCGGCTGGGGCGGGTCGTGGTGCTGGAGGGGATCTCGGAGGACAACTGGCGTGCCGTCGCCGACGTGGCCCCCGCCGACGACCAGCGCCGGTTCGTGGCCGCCCTCGCGGCGCGCTACCTCCTGCTGTCGCTGAACGGCGGGGTCTGGACGTCGGTCGGGGTGCGCGCCGGGGACACCATCGCGGGCCACCTCATGTGGGCGTACGACGCCGAGGACGGCACGCACTGGGTCGGCGGCATGGTGGTGTCCGCCCCCGAACAGGGCCGGGGTGTGGGGCGCGCCGCCCTGCGCGCCGTGATCCAGCGCCTGTCGGCGCTGCCCGAGTGCCGGGAGATCCGTCTCTCCTGCCACCCGGACAACACCGCCGCCGCCCGTCTGTACGCCTCGCTCGGCTTCCGGGCCACGGGGGAGTACGAGGACGAGGAGGCCGTCATGGCGCTTCCGGTCCGGGTTCCCGCCGTCTGA